From Cronobacter turicensis z3032, the proteins below share one genomic window:
- the ybdZ gene encoding Uncharacterized protein ybdZ, producing MEFSNPFDNPQGRFWLLENHCQQVSLWPEPCALPPGWRVVSPPQPLEVCEAWLSQHGQALQPAHFAHQNETRG from the coding sequence ATGGAATTCAGCAATCCTTTCGATAACCCGCAGGGCCGCTTCTGGCTGCTCGAAAATCACTGCCAGCAGGTAAGCCTCTGGCCGGAGCCGTGCGCGCTGCCGCCGGGCTGGCGCGTAGTGTCGCCGCCGCAGCCTCTTGAGGTGTGCGAGGCGTGGCTTTCGCAACACGGGCAGGCGCTTCAGCCCGCCCATTTCGCACACCAGAATGAGACGCGAGGTTGA
- the mtnD gene encoding Acireductone dioxygenase, with translation MSALTIFADKNASEPLWQSTDADAIRQQLNAQGVRFERWQADRDLGDNPTPEVVLTAYQHAIDQLVAEKGYQSWDVISMRADNPQKEALRSKFLNEHTHGEDEVRFFVEGAGLFCLHIGDKVYQVLCEKNDLISVPAGTPHWFDMGSQPHFTAIRIFDNPEGWIANFTGSPIAEAYPRLA, from the coding sequence ATGAGCGCACTGACGATTTTTGCCGATAAAAATGCCAGCGAGCCGCTGTGGCAGAGTACCGATGCCGACGCTATTCGCCAACAGCTTAACGCGCAGGGCGTGCGTTTCGAACGCTGGCAGGCCGACCGCGATCTGGGCGATAACCCGACGCCGGAGGTGGTGCTGACCGCCTATCAGCACGCGATTGACCAACTGGTGGCGGAAAAAGGCTACCAGAGCTGGGATGTGATCAGCATGCGCGCCGATAATCCGCAGAAAGAGGCGCTGCGCAGCAAGTTTCTGAACGAGCATACCCACGGCGAGGACGAAGTGCGATTTTTCGTGGAAGGCGCCGGGCTGTTCTGTCTGCATATTGGCGACAAGGTGTATCAGGTGTTGTGCGAGAAGAACGATTTGATCTCGGTGCCCGCCGGGACGCCGCACTGGTTTGATATGGGCTCGCAGCCGCATTTCACGGCGATCCGCATTTTCGATAACCCGGAAGGCTGGATTGCGAATTTCACCGGCAGCCCGATAGCCGAAGCGTACCCGCGCCTGGCGTAG
- the ybdL gene encoding Aminotransferase ybdL, which produces MSHIPLTPESKLPALGTTIFTRMSALAQQHQAINLSQGFPDFDGPRYLQERLAHHVAAGANQYAPMTGVQALREAIADKTEALYGHRPDANSDVTVTAGATEALYAAITALVRPGDEVICFDPSYDSYAPAVALSGGVLKRIALTPPHFRVDWAPFAALLSDHTRLVILNTPHNPSATVWRNADFAALWAAIAEREIYVLSDEVYEHICFADEGHASVLAHPQLRERAIAVSSFGKTYHMTGWKVGYCVAPAALSAELRKVHQYLTFSVNTPAQLALADMLRAEPAHYLELPDFYRARRDRFIQALGDSRFNILPCEGTYFLLADYSAISSQDDVSFCEWLTTEAGVAAIPLSVFCDAPFPHKLIRLCFAKQEATLLAAAERLARL; this is translated from the coding sequence ATGAGCCACATCCCGTTAACGCCAGAAAGCAAACTGCCCGCGCTGGGCACGACCATCTTTACCCGCATGAGCGCGCTGGCGCAGCAGCACCAGGCGATTAACCTGTCGCAAGGGTTTCCGGATTTCGACGGCCCGCGCTATTTACAGGAGCGGCTGGCGCATCATGTCGCGGCGGGCGCGAACCAGTACGCGCCGATGACGGGCGTGCAGGCGCTGCGTGAAGCGATTGCCGATAAAACCGAGGCGCTCTACGGCCATCGCCCGGATGCCAACAGCGATGTCACCGTCACGGCGGGCGCCACTGAGGCGCTCTACGCGGCCATTACCGCGCTGGTGCGCCCTGGCGATGAAGTTATTTGCTTCGATCCGAGCTACGACAGCTACGCGCCCGCCGTGGCGCTTTCCGGCGGTGTGTTAAAGCGCATCGCGCTGACGCCGCCGCATTTTCGCGTGGACTGGGCGCCATTCGCCGCGCTGCTGTCGGACCACACCCGGCTGGTTATCCTCAACACACCGCATAATCCGTCCGCTACCGTCTGGCGCAACGCGGATTTCGCCGCGCTCTGGGCGGCTATCGCGGAGCGTGAGATCTATGTGTTGAGCGATGAAGTCTATGAGCACATCTGTTTTGCCGACGAGGGGCACGCCAGCGTGCTGGCGCATCCGCAACTGCGCGAGCGGGCGATTGCGGTGTCGTCATTCGGCAAGACGTATCACATGACCGGCTGGAAAGTAGGCTACTGCGTGGCGCCCGCCGCGCTCAGCGCCGAGCTTCGCAAGGTACATCAGTATCTGACCTTTTCGGTCAATACCCCGGCGCAGCTGGCGCTGGCGGATATGCTGCGCGCTGAGCCTGCGCACTATCTTGAGTTGCCCGATTTTTACCGCGCGCGCCGCGACCGTTTCATTCAGGCGCTCGGCGATAGCCGATTTAACATTTTGCCCTGCGAGGGCACCTATTTTCTGCTGGCGGATTACAGCGCTATCTCTTCGCAGGACGACGTGAGCTTTTGCGAGTGGCTGACCACGGAGGCGGGCGTCGCCGCCATTCCGCTGTCGGTATTCTGCGACGCGCCGTTCCCGCATAAGCTCATCCGTTTATGCTTCGCCAAACAGGAGGCGACGCTGCTGGCCGCCGCTGAGCGTCTGGCGCGGTTATAA
- the mtnB gene encoding Methylthioribulose-1-phosphate dehydratase: MSKESQLEQLVAACHWIGAKGWAPATGGNMSLREDARWCWLSESGKDKGSLTPDDFLQVEIATNLAPSGRKPSAETGLHTLIYRLFPEANCVLHVHTVNATVLSRVEKSDALRLSGYEMQKSLAGEITHLDDVPVAIFDNDQDIGALAERIERHHRQFPLRYGFLLRGHGLTCWGSDVAVARRHLEGLEFLFECEMQRRLLERA, from the coding sequence ATGAGTAAAGAGAGCCAACTTGAGCAACTGGTGGCCGCCTGTCACTGGATTGGCGCGAAGGGCTGGGCGCCCGCCACCGGCGGCAATATGTCGCTGCGCGAAGATGCGCGCTGGTGCTGGCTGAGCGAATCGGGCAAGGATAAAGGCAGCCTGACGCCGGACGATTTTTTGCAGGTGGAGATTGCCACTAACCTCGCGCCGTCCGGCCGCAAACCCTCCGCCGAAACCGGCCTGCATACCCTGATTTATCGCCTGTTCCCGGAGGCGAACTGCGTGCTGCATGTGCATACCGTTAACGCAACGGTGCTGTCGCGCGTGGAGAAAAGCGACGCGCTTCGCCTGAGCGGCTACGAGATGCAGAAATCGCTCGCAGGAGAAATTACGCATCTTGATGATGTGCCTGTTGCCATTTTCGATAACGATCAGGATATTGGTGCTCTGGCGGAGCGCATTGAGCGCCACCACCGCCAGTTCCCGCTGCGCTACGGGTTTCTGCTGCGCGGCCACGGGCTGACCTGCTGGGGAAGCGATGTCGCTGTCGCGCGTCGCCATCTGGAGGGGCTCGAATTTCTGTTTGAATGTGAAATGCAGCGACGCCTGCTGGAGAGAGCATGA
- the fes gene encoding Enterochelin esterase, translated as MAEHAAGSEAWWQAKQAQGIPEISDAAPGQCSVTFWWRDPTGDETTSEIQRVWIYITGITDHHKPSAPQSLTRLPGTDAWCWRTELNANWRGSYCFIPSARPDDFAPDAFAEAPARGALREGWRTLLPQAVPDPFNPRHWRGGRGHPVSALHLPGAPAQPGWEACDVAYTPAREFLWQSERLGNARRVWLFTTGGDDAPRTRPLAILLDGQFWAHSQPVWPALQTLTDRGVLPPAAYLLVDVIDTAHRSWELPCNAAFWEALWHELLPQARTYTQWRETPETTVVTGQSFGGLAALYAGLRWPQRFGCVLSQSGSFWWPKREASGEGGWLVDELAAGRLDPRGLRIFLEAGVHEPLIFQANQRLVALLQQTPQPLFWRQVEGGHDALCWRGGLTDGLAALWADIPAPARFSGQE; from the coding sequence AGCCCCGGGCCAGTGCAGTGTGACATTCTGGTGGCGCGATCCGACAGGCGATGAAACCACGTCTGAGATACAGCGGGTGTGGATTTACATCACTGGCATCACCGATCACCACAAACCCTCCGCGCCGCAGTCGCTCACGCGTCTGCCGGGCACCGACGCCTGGTGCTGGCGCACCGAATTAAACGCCAACTGGCGCGGCAGCTACTGTTTTATCCCTTCCGCACGGCCTGATGATTTCGCCCCTGATGCCTTTGCTGAGGCTCCGGCGCGCGGCGCGCTGCGCGAAGGCTGGCGCACGCTGCTGCCGCAGGCCGTCCCTGATCCGTTCAATCCGCGCCACTGGCGCGGCGGCCGCGGCCACCCGGTCAGCGCGCTGCATCTGCCGGGCGCGCCCGCGCAGCCGGGCTGGGAGGCGTGCGACGTGGCGTACACGCCCGCGCGGGAATTTCTCTGGCAAAGCGAAAGGCTCGGTAACGCGCGTCGCGTGTGGCTGTTTACCACCGGCGGCGATGACGCCCCCCGGACCCGCCCGCTCGCTATTCTGCTTGATGGTCAGTTCTGGGCGCACAGCCAGCCGGTCTGGCCCGCGCTTCAGACGCTCACCGATCGCGGCGTACTGCCGCCTGCGGCGTATCTGCTGGTGGATGTGATTGATACCGCGCACCGAAGCTGGGAGCTGCCCTGCAACGCCGCCTTCTGGGAGGCGCTGTGGCATGAACTGCTGCCCCAGGCGCGTACTTATACGCAGTGGCGTGAAACCCCGGAAACCACCGTCGTCACCGGACAGAGCTTCGGCGGGCTCGCCGCGCTCTATGCGGGGCTGCGCTGGCCACAGCGTTTTGGCTGCGTGCTGAGCCAGTCCGGCTCCTTCTGGTGGCCGAAACGCGAGGCAAGCGGCGAGGGCGGCTGGCTGGTGGACGAACTGGCCGCAGGCCGTCTCGACCCGCGCGGTCTGCGCATTTTTCTTGAAGCGGGCGTGCATGAGCCGCTTATTTTTCAGGCGAATCAGCGCCTGGTGGCTTTACTGCAACAGACGCCGCAGCCGCTTTTCTGGCGTCAGGTTGAGGGCGGTCACGATGCGCTGTGCTGGCGCGGCGGGCTGACCGACGGGTTGGCCGCGCTCTGGGCCGACATCCCCGCCCCGGCGCGTTTTTCAGGACAGGAGTGA
- the ahpC gene encoding Alkyl hydroperoxide reductase subunit C, with translation MSLINTKIKPFKNMAFKNGEFIEVTEKNTEGRWSVFFFYPADFTFVCPTELGDVADHHEELQKLGVDVYSVSTDTHFTHKAWHSSSETIAKIKYAMIGDPTGALTRNFEIMREDEGLADRGTFIVDPQGVIQAIEITAEGIGRDASDLLRKIKAAQYVASHPGEVCPAKWKEGDATLAPSLDLVGKI, from the coding sequence ATGTCCTTGATTAACACCAAAATCAAACCTTTCAAAAACATGGCGTTCAAAAACGGTGAGTTCATCGAAGTTACCGAGAAAAACACTGAAGGCCGCTGGAGCGTATTCTTCTTCTATCCTGCTGACTTTACCTTCGTATGCCCGACCGAACTGGGCGACGTGGCTGACCATCACGAAGAACTGCAGAAGCTGGGCGTAGACGTTTACTCTGTTTCTACCGACACCCACTTCACCCACAAAGCGTGGCACAGCAGCTCTGAAACCATCGCAAAAATCAAATACGCGATGATCGGCGACCCGACTGGCGCCCTGACCCGTAACTTCGAAATCATGCGTGAAGACGAAGGTCTGGCTGACCGCGGTACTTTCATCGTTGACCCGCAGGGCGTTATCCAGGCGATCGAAATTACTGCTGAAGGCATCGGCCGCGACGCGTCTGACCTGCTGCGTAAAATCAAAGCGGCTCAGTATGTTGCGTCTCACCCAGGCGAAGTGTGCCCGGCTAAATGGAAAGAAGGCGATGCGACTTTAGCTCCGTCTCTGGACCTGGTTGGCAAAATCTAA
- the mtnC gene encoding Enolase-phosphatase E1 yields MIRAIVTDIEGTTTDFRFVHNVLFPYARERLERFIRSGELREPVNLLLNELRGEIHSPAASVDQLIETLFKFMDEDRKSPALKSIQGYIWREGYANGDFTGHLYPDVVPAFRRWSDQDIDIYIYSSGSIPAQKLLFSHSDEGDVTGLLSGFFDTHVGAKRQVSSYRNIAMKTGVPVHQMLFLSDIREELDAAREAGWKTIQLIRGEPDTQSTHRQVYSFDDIHPEQIPT; encoded by the coding sequence ATGATCCGCGCCATCGTTACCGATATTGAAGGCACCACGACCGATTTTCGTTTCGTGCATAACGTCCTTTTCCCCTATGCGCGCGAGCGTCTGGAGCGATTTATCCGCTCGGGCGAGCTGCGCGAACCGGTGAATCTGCTGCTTAACGAACTGCGGGGCGAGATCCACTCGCCTGCGGCGTCAGTGGATCAACTGATAGAAACGCTCTTCAAATTTATGGATGAAGATCGTAAATCGCCCGCGCTGAAATCCATTCAGGGGTATATCTGGCGCGAAGGCTACGCGAACGGCGATTTCACCGGTCATCTTTACCCGGATGTCGTGCCCGCGTTTCGCCGCTGGAGCGATCAGGATATCGATATTTATATCTACTCCTCCGGCTCCATCCCGGCGCAGAAGCTCCTCTTTAGCCACAGCGATGAAGGCGACGTCACGGGGCTTCTGAGCGGCTTTTTCGATACCCATGTCGGCGCCAAACGTCAGGTATCGTCATACCGCAATATCGCGATGAAAACCGGCGTGCCGGTGCATCAGATGCTGTTTCTCTCGGATATCCGCGAAGAGCTGGACGCCGCGCGAGAAGCGGGCTGGAAAACCATCCAGCTTATCCGCGGCGAGCCTGATACGCAAAGCACCCATCGTCAGGTATACAGTTTCGATGACATTCACCCGGAGCAGATCCCGACATGA
- the entF gene encoding Enterobactin synthetase component F has protein sequence MSHTRMRREVDVTDITLTQAEHAIDALPLVAAQPGIWMAEKLSNQNNAWSVAHYVELNGALDAPLLARAIVAGIMEADTLRMRFEERDGIVTQRFDASLTFATPEMTDLRREACPQTAALALMHADLEQDLRVTHGKPLAHHQLLRVGETRWLWYQRYHHLVVDGFSFTAITRRIADIYRSLHRGEQPDASPFVPFKEVVDEYARYQASEACARDAAFWAQQVRELPPPATLSDQPLTGHSSTTSLIRRSLRFDAAHFAALMANSGGLAAPDVALALVALWLGRLSGRDAYSAGFIFMRRIGSAALCAAGPVLNVLPCPVRIDPAQTLAQFAAAFAKTLKTLRRHQRYDAEQVLRDAGKVAQQTPLYGPVLNLKMFDYRLDFDGVEGITHQLASGPVKDLEIALYVDDQGGVTLELLANQQRYEAAQIERHLARLPRLLTQFAADPDLACAQADLLDESDYALMARVNQTAVQLPLETLSCLLAKQAQATPNAPALADARYAFTYREMREQVLTLAAELARRGVKPGDVVAVALPRSVFLSLALQAIVEAGAAWLPLDTGYPDDRLQMMLEDASPSLLITAASEQGRFMHLPLSIFCYDAPLPVSAPQPLSRSHPAHTAYVIFTSGSTGRPKGVMVGQTAIVNRLLWMQNQYPLGADDVVLQKTPCSFDVSVWEFFWPLIVGARLVMAPPEAHRDPQALQALFARWRVTTTHFVPSMLAAFVGALSSEAAISACASLRQVFCSGEALPTELCREWERLAGTPLHNLYGPTEAAVDVSGYPASGEALAQVKGASVPIGFPVWNTGLRILDSLMRPVPPGMAGDLYLTGVQLAQGYLGRPDLTASRFIADPFAAGERMYRTGDVARWLPNGAVEYLGRSDDQLKIRGQRIEPGEIDRVMQSLPDVAQAVTHACVLNHHAETGGDGRQLVGYLVSASGDALDVAALRARLSERLPAHMVPVTLLQLPALPLSANGKLDRKALPLPQLAARAPGRAVAPGMETAIACAFSELLGVDVTGAQADFFALGGHSLLAMRLAARLTRELGRAVTVGQVMIAPTVEKLAAVIEAAQSDAQAEQAGFDAILPLREGRGPTLFCFHPASGFAWQFSVLQRWLSPRWAITGIQSPRPDGPMQQCASVDDVCDRHYATLRKQQPHGPYWLFGYSLGGTIAHGVAARLQAAGEEVAFLGLLDTWPPETQNWQEKGGREPDPAVLAEIERERAAFVSAQQGQGSQRLFETIEGNYADAVRLLSTARSARFEGNATLFVAERTVTPGLDPFNAWAPWTRSLEVHNVDCAHVEIISPQAFEVIGPVLRDILG, from the coding sequence ATTTCGCACACCAGAATGAGACGCGAGGTTGACGTGACGGACATAACTCTGACGCAGGCAGAACACGCCATTGACGCGCTGCCGCTGGTGGCGGCGCAGCCCGGCATCTGGATGGCTGAAAAACTCTCAAACCAGAATAACGCCTGGAGTGTGGCGCATTACGTTGAACTGAACGGCGCGCTCGACGCGCCGCTGCTGGCGCGCGCCATCGTGGCGGGCATAATGGAGGCCGACACGCTGCGGATGCGTTTTGAGGAGCGCGACGGCATCGTCACGCAGCGATTCGACGCCTCGCTCACGTTCGCCACACCTGAAATGACCGATCTGCGCCGCGAGGCCTGCCCGCAGACCGCAGCGCTGGCGCTGATGCACGCCGATCTGGAACAGGATCTGCGCGTCACCCACGGCAAACCGCTGGCGCATCACCAGCTGTTGCGGGTAGGGGAGACGCGCTGGCTCTGGTATCAGCGTTATCATCATCTGGTGGTGGATGGCTTCAGTTTTACCGCGATTACCCGCCGTATCGCCGATATTTACCGCAGCCTGCACCGGGGCGAACAGCCTGACGCGTCGCCATTCGTCCCCTTTAAAGAGGTGGTCGATGAATACGCGCGCTATCAGGCGTCAGAAGCCTGTGCGCGCGACGCCGCCTTCTGGGCGCAGCAGGTGCGTGAACTGCCGCCGCCAGCGACGCTCTCTGACCAGCCGCTTACCGGGCACTCCTCCACAACGTCGCTGATCCGCCGCTCGCTGCGTTTTGACGCCGCGCATTTCGCCGCGCTGATGGCAAACAGCGGCGGGCTGGCCGCGCCGGACGTGGCGCTGGCGCTGGTGGCGCTCTGGCTCGGTCGTCTTAGCGGGCGTGACGCGTACAGCGCCGGTTTCATCTTTATGCGCCGCATCGGCTCCGCCGCGCTGTGCGCCGCCGGCCCGGTGCTGAACGTGTTGCCCTGTCCGGTGCGCATTGACCCGGCGCAGACGCTGGCGCAGTTTGCCGCCGCCTTTGCGAAGACGCTTAAAACGCTGCGCCGTCATCAGCGCTACGACGCCGAGCAGGTGTTGCGGGACGCCGGAAAAGTCGCGCAGCAGACGCCGCTCTATGGCCCGGTGCTGAACCTGAAAATGTTTGATTACCGGCTCGATTTCGACGGCGTGGAGGGGATCACCCATCAGCTCGCCTCGGGGCCGGTGAAAGATCTCGAAATCGCGCTCTATGTGGATGACCAGGGCGGCGTAACGCTGGAGCTGCTCGCCAACCAGCAGCGCTATGAAGCCGCGCAAATTGAGCGCCACCTCGCCCGCCTGCCGCGTCTGCTCACACAGTTTGCGGCTGACCCAGATCTTGCGTGCGCGCAGGCGGATCTGCTGGATGAAAGCGACTACGCGCTGATGGCGCGCGTGAATCAGACCGCGGTACAACTGCCGCTGGAGACGCTGAGCTGCCTGCTGGCGAAGCAGGCGCAGGCGACGCCGAACGCCCCGGCGCTTGCGGATGCGCGCTATGCCTTTACCTACCGCGAAATGCGTGAGCAAGTGCTGACGCTTGCGGCGGAGCTGGCGCGCCGCGGCGTTAAGCCGGGCGATGTGGTGGCCGTCGCGCTACCGCGCTCGGTGTTTCTCTCACTGGCGCTGCAGGCCATTGTGGAAGCGGGCGCCGCCTGGCTGCCGCTCGACACCGGCTACCCAGACGATCGCCTGCAGATGATGTTAGAGGACGCCAGCCCGTCTCTGCTTATCACCGCCGCGTCAGAGCAGGGGCGTTTTATGCACCTGCCGCTTTCGATTTTCTGCTACGACGCGCCGCTGCCGGTCAGCGCCCCGCAGCCGCTTTCGCGCTCGCATCCGGCGCACACGGCCTATGTGATTTTCACCTCCGGCTCGACAGGGCGCCCGAAGGGCGTGATGGTCGGCCAGACCGCCATCGTTAACCGGCTGCTGTGGATGCAAAACCAGTATCCGCTCGGCGCGGATGACGTGGTGCTGCAAAAAACGCCGTGCAGTTTTGATGTGTCGGTGTGGGAGTTTTTCTGGCCGCTTATCGTCGGAGCGCGGCTGGTGATGGCGCCGCCGGAGGCGCACCGCGATCCGCAGGCGCTGCAGGCGCTCTTTGCGCGCTGGCGGGTGACGACGACCCACTTTGTTCCGTCAATGCTGGCGGCCTTTGTCGGCGCGCTGTCGTCTGAAGCGGCGATAAGCGCCTGCGCGTCGCTGCGTCAGGTGTTCTGCAGCGGCGAAGCGCTGCCGACCGAACTGTGCCGCGAATGGGAACGGCTGGCCGGCACGCCGCTGCATAACCTCTATGGCCCGACCGAAGCGGCGGTAGATGTGAGCGGGTATCCGGCGTCTGGCGAGGCGCTGGCGCAGGTGAAGGGCGCCAGCGTGCCGATTGGCTTCCCGGTGTGGAATACCGGGCTGCGCATTCTTGATAGTCTGATGCGCCCGGTGCCGCCGGGCATGGCGGGCGATCTTTATCTCACCGGGGTTCAGCTGGCCCAGGGCTACCTTGGCCGCCCGGATCTGACCGCCAGTCGCTTTATCGCCGATCCGTTCGCGGCTGGCGAGCGGATGTACCGCACCGGCGATGTGGCGCGCTGGCTGCCGAACGGCGCGGTGGAATATCTCGGACGCAGCGACGATCAGCTGAAAATTCGCGGCCAGCGTATTGAGCCTGGCGAGATTGACCGCGTGATGCAGAGCCTGCCGGATGTGGCGCAGGCGGTGACGCATGCCTGCGTGCTGAATCACCATGCCGAAACGGGCGGCGATGGGCGCCAGCTGGTGGGATATCTGGTCTCCGCCTCCGGCGACGCGCTGGACGTGGCGGCGCTGCGCGCGCGTTTAAGCGAACGGCTGCCCGCGCATATGGTGCCGGTGACGCTTCTCCAGTTGCCTGCGCTGCCGCTCAGCGCCAACGGCAAGTTGGATCGCAAGGCGCTGCCGTTGCCACAGCTCGCGGCGCGCGCGCCGGGCAGAGCCGTAGCGCCGGGGATGGAAACGGCGATCGCCTGCGCGTTTTCTGAACTCCTGGGTGTGGACGTGACCGGCGCCCAGGCCGATTTCTTTGCGCTCGGCGGCCACTCGCTGCTGGCGATGCGCCTGGCGGCAAGGCTTACGCGCGAACTGGGACGGGCAGTAACGGTAGGGCAGGTGATGATTGCGCCGACGGTGGAAAAACTCGCGGCCGTCATTGAGGCCGCACAAAGCGACGCGCAGGCGGAGCAGGCGGGCTTTGACGCCATTCTGCCGCTGCGTGAAGGCCGCGGCCCGACGCTGTTCTGCTTCCATCCGGCGTCGGGTTTCGCCTGGCAGTTTAGCGTTTTACAACGCTGGCTGTCGCCGCGCTGGGCCATTACGGGCATTCAGTCGCCGCGCCCGGACGGGCCGATGCAGCAGTGCGCGTCGGTGGATGACGTGTGCGACCGCCATTATGCGACGCTTCGAAAGCAGCAGCCGCACGGGCCGTACTGGCTGTTCGGCTATTCGCTCGGCGGGACGATCGCGCACGGCGTCGCCGCGCGGTTGCAGGCGGCGGGCGAGGAGGTGGCGTTCCTCGGGTTGCTCGACACCTGGCCGCCGGAAACGCAGAACTGGCAGGAGAAAGGCGGGCGCGAGCCCGACCCGGCCGTGCTGGCGGAGATTGAGCGCGAGCGGGCGGCGTTTGTGAGCGCGCAGCAGGGGCAGGGGTCGCAAAGGCTGTTTGAAACGATTGAAGGCAATTACGCTGACGCGGTGCGGTTGTTGTCTACCGCGCGCAGCGCGCGCTTCGAGGGCAACGCGACGCTGTTTGTCGCCGAACGCACCGTGACGCCGGGCCTGGATCCGTTTAACGCCTGGGCGCCCTGGACGCGGAGTCTTGAGGTGCATAATGTGGATTGCGCGCACGTGGAGATTATCTCTCCGCAGGCGTTCGAGGTGATTGGCCCGGTGTTGCGGGATATTCTCGGGTAG
- the ybdO gene encoding Uncharacterized HTH-type transcriptional regulator ybdO, translating to MTHKNPFSSRCEAVMANLQDLKKFDLNLLVIFECIYLYRSVSKAAEALFLTPSAISQSLQRLRNQLNDPLFVRSGKGITPTTVGTNLHHYLEDNLNQLEQTINMMQGAPLRKNFVLYCPPALAADHLPGLVSAFREHYDFELEHYDTSLASETAEDLLAYRKADLIIGMAPVTSHSVICKHCFSEETVLVCSENHPRLGDHADDAALAQEKFTLFNGTAEGQKHYHVKSGELIGERQIAFTSNSLSSIMAIIGSTDFIGILPAPALRRYRQVFGLRPVKLNFSLPHYDYYLIYNRASLTNASFVSFVSLIEQHFLRDVPAAQSRSAASPDQPTL from the coding sequence ATAACACATAAAAATCCCTTTTCGTCTCGTTGCGAGGCTGTCATGGCAAATTTGCAGGATTTGAAAAAGTTCGACCTCAATCTTCTGGTAATCTTCGAATGTATCTATTTATATCGCAGCGTCAGCAAGGCCGCGGAAGCGCTGTTTCTGACGCCGTCGGCGATAAGCCAGTCGCTACAGCGTCTGCGCAACCAGCTTAACGATCCGCTGTTTGTGCGCTCCGGCAAAGGCATTACGCCCACCACCGTCGGCACCAATCTGCATCACTATCTGGAAGACAATCTCAATCAGCTCGAACAGACCATCAACATGATGCAGGGCGCGCCGCTGCGTAAAAACTTCGTCCTTTATTGCCCGCCTGCGCTCGCGGCTGACCATTTACCGGGTCTGGTCAGCGCGTTTCGCGAGCATTACGATTTTGAGCTGGAGCATTACGACACCTCGCTTGCCAGCGAAACGGCGGAAGATCTGCTGGCTTATCGCAAAGCGGATCTGATCATCGGCATGGCGCCGGTGACCAGCCATTCGGTGATTTGCAAACACTGTTTTAGTGAAGAGACGGTGCTGGTGTGCAGCGAAAACCACCCGCGGCTGGGCGATCACGCTGACGACGCGGCGCTGGCGCAAGAGAAGTTCACGCTGTTTAACGGCACGGCGGAAGGGCAGAAACATTACCATGTGAAATCGGGTGAGCTTATCGGCGAGCGGCAAATCGCGTTTACCAGCAACTCGCTGTCATCGATCATGGCGATAATTGGCAGCACCGATTTTATCGGCATCCTGCCAGCTCCTGCGCTGCGCCGTTACCGCCAGGTGTTCGGACTGCGGCCGGTGAAGCTTAACTTCAGCCTGCCGCACTATGATTACTACCTTATCTATAACCGCGCATCGTTAACCAACGCGTCGTTCGTCAGCTTCGTGTCGCTCATCGAGCAGCACTTCCTGCGCGACGTGCCGGCGGCGCAGAGCCGCAGCGCGGCCTCGCCCGATCAACCTACGTTATAA